The following proteins are encoded in a genomic region of Entelurus aequoreus isolate RoL-2023_Sb linkage group LG01, RoL_Eaeq_v1.1, whole genome shotgun sequence:
- the LOC133657308 gene encoding cyclin-dependent kinase 20-like — translation MEQYSILGRVGEGAHGIVFKAKHIETGQTVALKKVALRRLEDGVPNQALREIKALQEIQDNQHVVALKEVFPHGTGFVLVFDFMLSDLSEVIRNSQRPLTPAQVKGYMLMLLKGVAFLHHNNIMHRDLKPANLLISSSGHLKIADFGLARLLSQNPERLYSHQVATRWYRAPELLYGARKYDTGVDLWAVGCIFGELLNSSPLFPGENDIEQLCCVLRVLGTPTRDTWPEMVDLPDYNKITFKENPAIPLEELVPDSSPEAVHLLYKFLVYPSKRRCPAHQALVHAYFFCPPLPAHHSELPIPQRGGGHPHQRMQAPPSDFSTDLPLEKSVVDPALLRRHASCL, via the exons ATGGAGCAGTACAGCATTCTGGGCCGTGTGGGAGAAGGCGCTCACGGCATCGTGTTCAAGGCCAAGCACATTGAG ACGGGCCAGACGGTGGCGCTGAAGAAGGTGGCTCTGAGGCGCCTGGAGGACGGCGTGCCCAACCAGGCCCTGCGAGAGATCAAGGCCCTGCAGGAGATCCAGGACAACCAGCAT GTGGTGGCGCTGAAGGAGGTCTTCCCTCACGGGACGGGCTTCGTCCTGGTCTTTGACTTCATGCTCTCCGACCTCTCTGAGGTCATCAGGAACTCCCAGCGCCCTCTGACCCCGGCGCAGGTCAAAGGTTACATGCTGATGCTGCTGAAGGGCGTGGCCTTCCTGCATCACAACAACATCATGCACCGA GACCTGAAGCCTGCCAACCTCCTCATCAGCTCCTCGGGACACCTAAAGATCGCCGACTTCGGTCTAGCCCGCCTCCTCAGCCAGAACCCAGAGCGACTGTACAGCCACCAGGTGGCCACCAG gtGGTATCGTGCTCCTGAATTGTTGTATGGAGCCAGAAAGTACGACACGGGGGTCGACCTGTG ggcAGTAGGTTGTATTTTTGGGGAATTGCTGAACTCGTCTCCTCTGTTTCCTGGGGAGAACGACATCGAGCAGCTATGTTGTGTCCTCAGGGTGCTGGGGACACCCACGCGTGACACCTGGCCT GAAATGGTAGACTTGCCAGATTACAACAAAATCACCTTCAAGGAGAATCCCGCCATCCCATTGGAGGAGCTTGTCCCTGACTCCTCCCCCGAGGCCGTCCACCTGCTCTACAAGTTCCTGGTTTATCCGTCAAAGCGGCGATGCCCCGCCCACCAG GCTCTGGTCCACGCCTACTTTTTCTGCCCGCCTCTCCCCGCCCACCACTCGGAGCTGCCCATCCCTCAGAGGGGCGGCGGCCATCCCCACCAGCGGATGCAGGCTCCGCCCTCCGACTTCTCCACAGACCTCCCCCTGGAGAAGAGCGTGGTGGACCCCGCACTGCTGCGGAGACACGCCTCCTGCCTGTGA
- the LOC133640854 gene encoding uncharacterized protein LOC133640854 isoform X1, whose amino-acid sequence MVVSLDDIRLYLSQGTYVKHQQASQHFKRSVRAAAANFCLREEVLYHGNRRVIWTEEEKVAVLTEAHAGHFGPRRMQAKIAPRFYWRSITQDTLDWVTTECPEVMAAPDQADSLEAFVQLRVGQDEDIFGKVINNVERAQERQKLSYRQRMKKGVKRFIIQPGMEVLKKDARKKGRPGRTMDPNWSQTIYRRSHARPQGMTVVFSCSCTPSGSVRTLLFTTVCWTCSQSGVCGVSF is encoded by the exons atggtggtgtcactggatgatattcgtctttatctgtcccaggggacttatgtcaaacaccagcaggcttcgcaacatttcaagcggagtgttagggccgctgctgcgaacttctgtcttcgtg aagaggtcctgtaccatgggaacagaagggtcatttggacagaggaggagaaagtggctgtgttaaccgaagcccatgcaggccattttggaccacggaggatgcaagcgaagattgctccccggttttattggcggtccatcacacaggacacattggattgg GTTACAACTGAGTGTCCTGAGGTGATGGCAGCTCCTGACCAGGCTGATTCTCTGGAGGCCTTTGTGCAGCTCCGAGTTGGCCAGGATGAGGACATTTTTGGGAAG GTGATCAACAATGTGGAGAGGGCCCAAGAGAGACAGAAATTGTCATACCGGCAGAGGATGAAGAAGGGGGTCAAGCGCTTCATCATCCAACCTGGAATGGAGGTCCTCAAGAAGGATGCGAGGAAGAAAGGGAGACCTGGGCGAACCATGGACCCAAACTGGAGCCAGACCATCTACAG GAGATCCCACGCCAGACCTCAGGGAATGACTGTGGTGTTTTCATGCTCATG tactccctctggctctgtacggacactacttttcactacagtgtg ctggacatgcagtcaatccggcgtttgtggtgtgtccttctaa
- the LOC133640854 gene encoding uncharacterized protein LOC133640854 isoform X2 has product MRTNQTIKVSIGKTIRGQQEKWEDKLREIVYAHNTCVQASTRYSPFRLLFGREARMFTEVTTECPEVMAAPDQADSLEAFVQLRVGQDEDIFGKVINNVERAQERQKLSYRQRMKKGVKRFIIQPGMEVLKKDARKKGRPGRTMDPNWSQTIYRRSHARPQGMTVVFSCSCTPSGSVRTLLFTTVCWTCSQSGVCGVSF; this is encoded by the exons ATGAGGACGAACCAAACCATTAAAGTGTCTATTGGGAAGACCATCAGGGGCCAACAGGAGAAGTGGGAGGACAAGCTCAGGGAGATAGTGTATGCCCATAACACCTGTGTACAGGCATCGACCAGGTACTCCCCCTTCCGCCTGTTGTTTGGTCGAGAGGCACGGATGTTTACGGAG GTTACAACTGAGTGTCCTGAGGTGATGGCAGCTCCTGACCAGGCTGATTCTCTGGAGGCCTTTGTGCAGCTCCGAGTTGGCCAGGATGAGGACATTTTTGGGAAG GTGATCAACAATGTGGAGAGGGCCCAAGAGAGACAGAAATTGTCATACCGGCAGAGGATGAAGAAGGGGGTCAAGCGCTTCATCATCCAACCTGGAATGGAGGTCCTCAAGAAGGATGCGAGGAAGAAAGGGAGACCTGGGCGAACCATGGACCCAAACTGGAGCCAGACCATCTACAG GAGATCCCACGCCAGACCTCAGGGAATGACTGTGGTGTTTTCATGCTCATG tactccctctggctctgtacggacactacttttcactacagtgtg ctggacatgcagtcaatccggcgtttgtggtgtgtccttctaa